One region of Thalassophryne amazonica chromosome 16, fThaAma1.1, whole genome shotgun sequence genomic DNA includes:
- the rundc1 gene encoding RUN domain-containing protein 1 isoform X1 — protein sequence MSTEELSASDSEGGLAGAGERWAPVGAVASPEEESGKPSGGQPGQRASAAPTEGQMAFRLKKLEEEQELLNSSLLALTSHFAQVQFRLKQIVHAQSEEKERMLAELEEFAFRGCPHVVGCRAGDPTQVENTADLSEREKRERLEAQREKQKDLIFQLKTQLDDLERFAYQEGSYDSLPQSVVMERQKVIIDELIKKLDVNLNEDIGNLTPEELRQRVDAAIAQIVNPARVKEQLVEQLKTQIRDLEMFINFIQDEVGNPLLSDGENIRQSEPAGTRSRGPGVKKVDTEQAQRKRETGLQLIQKALAVLQIFAASQFGCATGRVPQSMWPQDSTGQDYGPLLQLLEATVEKVRVLASCRQPSLEHVVNYTSNSALRPRDELTTSVRKELSMALKELLAHGLYSPSQAVSLVLAPISCLLPYPSAPQHMHPWELFVKYYHSKNGPAFVESPARQLSQSFSLPVGGGPVTVTPKQSLLWAIHTVLKEHGRYKRGPDTELKALVCMALNEQRLVSWLNLLCKSGTLIHPHYQPWSYMAQTGFEGALRILGRLSHLKFNLPVDLAVRQLKNIKDAF from the exons ATGTCCACCGAGGAGCTGTCAGCCTCGGACAGTGAGGGCGGGCTGGCTGGTGCCGGGGAGCGCTGGGCGCCGGTGGGCGCTGTGGCCAGTCCGGAGGAGGAGAGCGGGAAGCCGAGCGGCGGCCAGCCGGGACAGAGAGCCTCCGCGGCGCCCACCGAGGGGCAGATGGCCTTCAGGCTGAAGAAgctggaggaggagcaggagctGCTGAACTCGTCTCTGCTCGCCCTGACCTCACACTTCGCTCAGGTTCAGTTCCGCCTGAAGCAGATCGTCCACGCGCAGAGCGAGGAGAAGGAGAGGATGCTGGCCGAGCTGGAGGAGTTCGCCTTCAGGGGCTGCCCGCACGTGGTGGGCTGCAGGGCCGGGGACCCCACGCAGGTGGAGAACACG GCTGATCTG AGTGAGAGAGAAAAGAGGGAGCGCCTGGAAGctcaaagagaaaaacagaagGATCTCATTTTCCAACTGAAGACCCAGCTGGATGACCTGGAGCGCTTTGCATACCAAGAGGGCAGCTATGACTCTTTGCCGCAGTCGGTGGTGATGGAGCGGCAGAAG GTTATCATTGACGAGTTGATCAAAAAGCTTGACGTGAACCTGAACGAGGACATCGGAAACTTGACGCCGGAGGAGCTCAGACAGCGAGTGGATGCAGCCATTGCTCAGATCGTGAACCCAGCCAGGGTCAAAGAACAGCTGGTGGAACAGCTCAAAACCCAGATCAGGGATCTGGAGATGTTCATCAACTTCATCCAAG ATGAGGTTGGGAACCCACTTTTGTCAGATGGTGAAAACATCCGTCAGTCAGAACCAGCTGGGACCCGTTCCAGAGGTCCTGGGGTGAAGAAAG TGGACACAGAACAAGCCCAGAGGAAGCGAGAGACCGGGTTGCAGCTGATCCAGAAGGCCCTTGCAGTGCTGCAGATCTTCGCTGCCAGCCAGTTTGGCTGCGCGACCGGCCGCGTTCCCCAGAGCATGTGGCCTCAAGACTCGACGGGCCAGGACTATGGaccgctgctgcagctcctggaGGCGACTGTTGAAAAGGTGCGAGTTCTGGCATCGTGCAGGCAGCCTTCTCTTGAGCATGTTGTCAACTACACCAGCAACTCGGCTCTGAGGCCCCGAGATGAGCTGACGACGTCCGTGAGGAAGGAGCTGTCCATGGCGCTGAAGGAGCTGCTGGCTCATGGTCTCTACAGTCCGTCTCAGGCCGTCAGCCTGGTCCTGGCTCCCATCTCCTGCCTGCTGCCTTACCCATCAGCCCCACAGCACATGCACCCCTGGGAACTCTTTGTTAAGTACTACCACTCCAAAAATGGGCCGGCTTTTGTGGAGTCACCTGCCCGCCAGCTCTCACAATCCTTCAGCCTGCCTGTAGGGGGCGGCCCGGTGACTGTCACTCCCAAACAATCGCTGCTCTGGGCCATTCACACAGTTCTGAAAGAGCACGGACGCTACAAGCGAGGACCAGATACGGAGTTGAAAGCCCTGGTGTGCATGGCTCTGAACGAGCAGCGCCTGGTCTCGTGGCTTAACCTGCTCTGTAAGTCAGGGACACTGATACACCCACATTACCAACCCTGGAGCTACATGGCCCAGACCGGCTTTGAAGGCGCCCTGCGCATCCTGGGCCGGCTCAGCCACCTCAAGTTCAACCTGCCCGTAGATCTGGCTGTTCGGCAGCTGAAGAACATTAAGGATGCTTTCTGA
- the rundc1 gene encoding RUN domain-containing protein 1 isoform X3, translated as MSTEELSASDSEGGLAGAGERWAPVGAVASPEEESGKPSGGQPGQRASAAPTEGQMAFRLKKLEEEQELLNSSLLALTSHFAQVQFRLKQIVHAQSEEKERMLAELEEFAFRGCPHVVGCRAGDPTQSEREKRERLEAQREKQKDLIFQLKTQLDDLERFAYQEGSYDSLPQSVVMERQKVIIDELIKKLDVNLNEDIGNLTPEELRQRVDAAIAQIVNPARVKEQLVEQLKTQIRDLEMFINFIQDEVGNPLLSDGENIRQSEPAGTRSRGPGVKKVDTEQAQRKRETGLQLIQKALAVLQIFAASQFGCATGRVPQSMWPQDSTGQDYGPLLQLLEATVEKVRVLASCRQPSLEHVVNYTSNSALRPRDELTTSVRKELSMALKELLAHGLYSPSQAVSLVLAPISCLLPYPSAPQHMHPWELFVKYYHSKNGPAFVESPARQLSQSFSLPVGGGPVTVTPKQSLLWAIHTVLKEHGRYKRGPDTELKALVCMALNEQRLVSWLNLLCKSGTLIHPHYQPWSYMAQTGFEGALRILGRLSHLKFNLPVDLAVRQLKNIKDAF; from the exons ATGTCCACCGAGGAGCTGTCAGCCTCGGACAGTGAGGGCGGGCTGGCTGGTGCCGGGGAGCGCTGGGCGCCGGTGGGCGCTGTGGCCAGTCCGGAGGAGGAGAGCGGGAAGCCGAGCGGCGGCCAGCCGGGACAGAGAGCCTCCGCGGCGCCCACCGAGGGGCAGATGGCCTTCAGGCTGAAGAAgctggaggaggagcaggagctGCTGAACTCGTCTCTGCTCGCCCTGACCTCACACTTCGCTCAGGTTCAGTTCCGCCTGAAGCAGATCGTCCACGCGCAGAGCGAGGAGAAGGAGAGGATGCTGGCCGAGCTGGAGGAGTTCGCCTTCAGGGGCTGCCCGCACGTGGTGGGCTGCAGGGCCGGGGACCCCACGCAG AGTGAGAGAGAAAAGAGGGAGCGCCTGGAAGctcaaagagaaaaacagaagGATCTCATTTTCCAACTGAAGACCCAGCTGGATGACCTGGAGCGCTTTGCATACCAAGAGGGCAGCTATGACTCTTTGCCGCAGTCGGTGGTGATGGAGCGGCAGAAG GTTATCATTGACGAGTTGATCAAAAAGCTTGACGTGAACCTGAACGAGGACATCGGAAACTTGACGCCGGAGGAGCTCAGACAGCGAGTGGATGCAGCCATTGCTCAGATCGTGAACCCAGCCAGGGTCAAAGAACAGCTGGTGGAACAGCTCAAAACCCAGATCAGGGATCTGGAGATGTTCATCAACTTCATCCAAG ATGAGGTTGGGAACCCACTTTTGTCAGATGGTGAAAACATCCGTCAGTCAGAACCAGCTGGGACCCGTTCCAGAGGTCCTGGGGTGAAGAAAG TGGACACAGAACAAGCCCAGAGGAAGCGAGAGACCGGGTTGCAGCTGATCCAGAAGGCCCTTGCAGTGCTGCAGATCTTCGCTGCCAGCCAGTTTGGCTGCGCGACCGGCCGCGTTCCCCAGAGCATGTGGCCTCAAGACTCGACGGGCCAGGACTATGGaccgctgctgcagctcctggaGGCGACTGTTGAAAAGGTGCGAGTTCTGGCATCGTGCAGGCAGCCTTCTCTTGAGCATGTTGTCAACTACACCAGCAACTCGGCTCTGAGGCCCCGAGATGAGCTGACGACGTCCGTGAGGAAGGAGCTGTCCATGGCGCTGAAGGAGCTGCTGGCTCATGGTCTCTACAGTCCGTCTCAGGCCGTCAGCCTGGTCCTGGCTCCCATCTCCTGCCTGCTGCCTTACCCATCAGCCCCACAGCACATGCACCCCTGGGAACTCTTTGTTAAGTACTACCACTCCAAAAATGGGCCGGCTTTTGTGGAGTCACCTGCCCGCCAGCTCTCACAATCCTTCAGCCTGCCTGTAGGGGGCGGCCCGGTGACTGTCACTCCCAAACAATCGCTGCTCTGGGCCATTCACACAGTTCTGAAAGAGCACGGACGCTACAAGCGAGGACCAGATACGGAGTTGAAAGCCCTGGTGTGCATGGCTCTGAACGAGCAGCGCCTGGTCTCGTGGCTTAACCTGCTCTGTAAGTCAGGGACACTGATACACCCACATTACCAACCCTGGAGCTACATGGCCCAGACCGGCTTTGAAGGCGCCCTGCGCATCCTGGGCCGGCTCAGCCACCTCAAGTTCAACCTGCCCGTAGATCTGGCTGTTCGGCAGCTGAAGAACATTAAGGATGCTTTCTGA
- the rundc1 gene encoding RUN domain-containing protein 1 isoform X2 → MSTEELSASDSEGGLAGAGERWAPVGAVASPEEESGKPSGGQPGQRASAAPTEGQMAFRLKKLEEEQELLNSSLLALTSHFAQVQFRLKQIVHAQSEEKERMLAELEEFAFRGCPHVVGCRAGDPTQVENTSEREKRERLEAQREKQKDLIFQLKTQLDDLERFAYQEGSYDSLPQSVVMERQKVIIDELIKKLDVNLNEDIGNLTPEELRQRVDAAIAQIVNPARVKEQLVEQLKTQIRDLEMFINFIQDEVGNPLLSDGENIRQSEPAGTRSRGPGVKKVDTEQAQRKRETGLQLIQKALAVLQIFAASQFGCATGRVPQSMWPQDSTGQDYGPLLQLLEATVEKVRVLASCRQPSLEHVVNYTSNSALRPRDELTTSVRKELSMALKELLAHGLYSPSQAVSLVLAPISCLLPYPSAPQHMHPWELFVKYYHSKNGPAFVESPARQLSQSFSLPVGGGPVTVTPKQSLLWAIHTVLKEHGRYKRGPDTELKALVCMALNEQRLVSWLNLLCKSGTLIHPHYQPWSYMAQTGFEGALRILGRLSHLKFNLPVDLAVRQLKNIKDAF, encoded by the exons ATGTCCACCGAGGAGCTGTCAGCCTCGGACAGTGAGGGCGGGCTGGCTGGTGCCGGGGAGCGCTGGGCGCCGGTGGGCGCTGTGGCCAGTCCGGAGGAGGAGAGCGGGAAGCCGAGCGGCGGCCAGCCGGGACAGAGAGCCTCCGCGGCGCCCACCGAGGGGCAGATGGCCTTCAGGCTGAAGAAgctggaggaggagcaggagctGCTGAACTCGTCTCTGCTCGCCCTGACCTCACACTTCGCTCAGGTTCAGTTCCGCCTGAAGCAGATCGTCCACGCGCAGAGCGAGGAGAAGGAGAGGATGCTGGCCGAGCTGGAGGAGTTCGCCTTCAGGGGCTGCCCGCACGTGGTGGGCTGCAGGGCCGGGGACCCCACGCAGGTGGAGAACACG AGTGAGAGAGAAAAGAGGGAGCGCCTGGAAGctcaaagagaaaaacagaagGATCTCATTTTCCAACTGAAGACCCAGCTGGATGACCTGGAGCGCTTTGCATACCAAGAGGGCAGCTATGACTCTTTGCCGCAGTCGGTGGTGATGGAGCGGCAGAAG GTTATCATTGACGAGTTGATCAAAAAGCTTGACGTGAACCTGAACGAGGACATCGGAAACTTGACGCCGGAGGAGCTCAGACAGCGAGTGGATGCAGCCATTGCTCAGATCGTGAACCCAGCCAGGGTCAAAGAACAGCTGGTGGAACAGCTCAAAACCCAGATCAGGGATCTGGAGATGTTCATCAACTTCATCCAAG ATGAGGTTGGGAACCCACTTTTGTCAGATGGTGAAAACATCCGTCAGTCAGAACCAGCTGGGACCCGTTCCAGAGGTCCTGGGGTGAAGAAAG TGGACACAGAACAAGCCCAGAGGAAGCGAGAGACCGGGTTGCAGCTGATCCAGAAGGCCCTTGCAGTGCTGCAGATCTTCGCTGCCAGCCAGTTTGGCTGCGCGACCGGCCGCGTTCCCCAGAGCATGTGGCCTCAAGACTCGACGGGCCAGGACTATGGaccgctgctgcagctcctggaGGCGACTGTTGAAAAGGTGCGAGTTCTGGCATCGTGCAGGCAGCCTTCTCTTGAGCATGTTGTCAACTACACCAGCAACTCGGCTCTGAGGCCCCGAGATGAGCTGACGACGTCCGTGAGGAAGGAGCTGTCCATGGCGCTGAAGGAGCTGCTGGCTCATGGTCTCTACAGTCCGTCTCAGGCCGTCAGCCTGGTCCTGGCTCCCATCTCCTGCCTGCTGCCTTACCCATCAGCCCCACAGCACATGCACCCCTGGGAACTCTTTGTTAAGTACTACCACTCCAAAAATGGGCCGGCTTTTGTGGAGTCACCTGCCCGCCAGCTCTCACAATCCTTCAGCCTGCCTGTAGGGGGCGGCCCGGTGACTGTCACTCCCAAACAATCGCTGCTCTGGGCCATTCACACAGTTCTGAAAGAGCACGGACGCTACAAGCGAGGACCAGATACGGAGTTGAAAGCCCTGGTGTGCATGGCTCTGAACGAGCAGCGCCTGGTCTCGTGGCTTAACCTGCTCTGTAAGTCAGGGACACTGATACACCCACATTACCAACCCTGGAGCTACATGGCCCAGACCGGCTTTGAAGGCGCCCTGCGCATCCTGGGCCGGCTCAGCCACCTCAAGTTCAACCTGCCCGTAGATCTGGCTGTTCGGCAGCTGAAGAACATTAAGGATGCTTTCTGA